In Miscanthus floridulus cultivar M001 chromosome 5, ASM1932011v1, whole genome shotgun sequence, one genomic interval encodes:
- the LOC136453339 gene encoding protein SOSEKI 1-like — MDSHKGAAAGGGGEVRRINVVYFLSRGGRTDHPHLFRVNHLNRAGGVRLRDVKRWLSELRGKDMPDNYSWSYKRKYKAGYVWQDLKDDDLITPVSDNEYVLKGCDVRGTPPPCVQAPRRTSSLGEKKRKEEEEDVTPCNDDQNGPVEVVLTTPDSDESSPKPPPPADQDSPGGCESARRSTAPFKVEKPQGLDEQKHQEQVVIKIEVSRSQNHQRQKHEDKEEDDEGEAAAEKADTKAAAIEEQPQGEGAAGGVRGHAHAVGKQARRMRVARALHNMLTCARADADDAALRPLAARQQDGGGGDWPPPPTPTCPGMEGCGLRVSRNRKAARPPKGGKEKQQRKRDGEKKHDANKPATLPRCSQCGKEFKPQELHSHMQSCRGFKERMRSSTSARPSTDRRRNWPTAGHYSSESERPSSASAVFLLTES, encoded by the exons ATGGACTCGCACAAAGGGGCAGCAGCGGGAGGCGGGGGCGAGGTGAGGCGGATCAACGTGGTCTACTTCCTGAGCCGCGGCGGCCGGACGGACCACCCGCACCTCTTCCGCGTCAACCACCTCAACCGCGCCGGCGGCGTCCGCCTCCGCG ATGTCAAGAGGTGGCTCTCCGAGCTGCGCGGCAAGGACATGCCGGACAATTACTCCTGGTCCTACAAAAG GAAGTACAAGGCCGGGTACGTGTGGCAGGACCTGAAGGACGACGACCTCATCACGCCCGTCTCCGACAACGAGTACGTGCTCAAGGGCTGCGACGTCCGGGGAACACCTCCTCCCTGCGTCCAAGCGCCAAGAAGGACTTCTTCCTTAG GCGAGAAGAAACgcaaggaggaagaggaagacgtGACGCCGTGCAACGACGATCAGAACGGCCCCGTGGAGGTGGTACTGACGACGCCGGACTCCGACGAGAGCTCCCcgaagccgccgccgcctgcgGACCAGGACTCGCCCGGAGGCTGCGAGTCGGCGCGCCGCAGCACGGCCCCGTTCAAGGTCGAGAAGCCGCAGGGCCTCGACGAGCAAAAGCATCAGGAGCAAGTGGTGATCAAGATCGAGGTGTCACGGTCACAGAACCACCAGCGGCAAAAACACGAGGacaaggaggaggacgacgaaggAGAAGCGGCAGCCGAGAAGGCCGATACCAAGGCTGCGGCGATAGAGGAGCAGCCGCAGGGAGAGGGAGCGGCGGGGGGCGTCAGGGGCCACGCGCACGCGGTGGGGAAGCAGGCGCGGAGGATGCGCGTGGCGCGGGCGCTCCACAACATGCTGACGTGCGCGCGCGCCGACGCCGACGACGCCGCGCTCCGCCCCCTGGCGGCGCGGCagcaggacggcggcggcggcgactggccgccgccgcccacgCCGACGTGCCCCGGCATGGAAGGCTGCGGCCTACG CGTGAGCCGGAACCGGAAGGCGGCGAGGCCGCCGAAGGGCGGCAAGGAGAAGCAGCAGCGCAAGCGAGACGGGGAGAAGAAGCACGACGCAAACAAGCCGGCCACCCTGCCGCGTTGCTC GCAGTGCGGGAAGGAGTTCAAGCCGCAGGAGCTGCACTCGCACATGCAGTCGTGCCGGGGCTTCAAGGAGCGGATGAGGAGCAGCACCAGCGCCCGGCCCAGCACCGACAGGAGGCGCAACTGGCCGACCGCCGGCCACTACTCCTCGGAGTCGGAGCGGCCGTCCTCAGCCTCCGCCGTCTTCCTGCTCACGGAATCCTGA